A DNA window from Chrysiogenia bacterium contains the following coding sequences:
- a CDS encoding hemerythrin domain-containing protein, with the protein MGITVIDALRGEHGVFHGLFDLWEKSVDSMSELGRLREIGDVIGNALSVHAQVEDELLFSTLESLMGPNGPIARMRFEHNQIDKLLDQARRSDSLEQHRAIVRELLAITREHFQKEEHVLFHLAQQFIGDQQLGQLGVAWSRRRSVAID; encoded by the coding sequence ATGGGAATCACAGTGATTGACGCGCTGAGGGGCGAACATGGTGTGTTTCACGGTCTTTTCGACCTGTGGGAAAAGTCAGTCGACTCGATGTCGGAGCTGGGGCGATTGCGCGAAATCGGTGACGTCATTGGAAATGCATTGAGCGTGCATGCGCAGGTCGAGGATGAATTGCTGTTCTCAACCCTCGAATCGTTGATGGGGCCGAACGGGCCAATCGCACGGATGCGCTTCGAGCACAATCAGATCGACAAGCTGCTGGATCAGGCGCGTCGCAGCGATTCACTGGAACAACATCGTGCCATCGTGCGGGAGCTGCTCGCAATCACGCGCGAGCACTTTCAGAAAGAAGAGCACGTGCTCTTCCACCTGGCGCAGCAGTTCATTGGGGACCAGCAACTTGGACAACTGGGGGTCGCCTGGTCCAGACGGCGCAGTGTCGCGATTGATTGA
- a CDS encoding CopD family protein, with protein sequence MMYLLLVWVHILVASVWVGGQAFYLLVLIPLGRTPEFAGHALSLIRQTGGRFRIVSWVCFALLLLSGGGCLHYRGVGPGDLTSMDFWASGFGTLLAIKLALILFLLTLNGLHDFVVGPRATRLWEQDVAGEKTMAARRAAARLGRISVLITLMIVLVAVRLVRGGVW encoded by the coding sequence ATGATGTATCTCCTCCTTGTGTGGGTTCACATCCTTGTCGCAAGCGTATGGGTCGGCGGGCAAGCCTTTTACCTGCTAGTCCTGATCCCTCTCGGCAGAACCCCGGAGTTCGCCGGCCACGCGCTCTCCCTGATCCGACAAACCGGCGGCCGCTTCCGTATTGTTTCATGGGTCTGTTTTGCCCTGCTTCTGCTCAGCGGTGGCGGGTGCCTGCACTATCGCGGTGTGGGCCCGGGTGACCTCACTTCCATGGATTTCTGGGCCAGCGGATTCGGCACGCTGTTGGCAATCAAGCTGGCTCTGATTCTCTTTCTTCTGACGCTCAACGGCCTGCATGATTTTGTCGTTGGCCCGCGTGCAACCCGGCTGTGGGAACAGGATGTTGCGGGAGAAAAGACCATGGCGGCACGGCGCGCCGCAGCCCGCCTGGGGCGGATCAGCGTGCTCATTACCCTGATGATTGTGCTGGTTGCGGTCCGGCTGGTGCGTGGGGGCGTATGGTAG